A window of Verrucomicrobiota bacterium contains these coding sequences:
- a CDS encoding type II secretion system F family protein: protein MPITSSSANIGSKRTSHNTKKKISFAESQRLAKQRSYEKRAPKHKVKLADLTIFTQQLGSMLDAGLPLVSCLDALQEQTDDQTFMVIIRDVKNDIASGTSFSDSVKKFPRAFNNLFTSMVEAGEASGQLSEILAKVAIYFEDSVKLTKKVKSALMYPIAVILLAVGLVNVLLIFVIPTFKEMFTDMGAKLPMPTQMLIDVSDWLKGNILFVIIGGIIFWKVLAKFLATPRGRVFKDKVLFRLPIVGGLSQKIAVSRFCRTFAILLRSGVPILKALDIVSRASGNTYIEVACKEVSRVINQGGQVSEVLAEKPYFPPMVKHMAKAGEQTGKMDDMFDKISDFYDSEIETTVAGLTSLMEPILICFLGIVIGGIVMAMFLPIFNMANVVGG from the coding sequence ATGCCTATCACGTCATCGTCTGCTAATATCGGTTCGAAAAGGACTTCACATAATACAAAGAAGAAGATCAGTTTCGCAGAGTCTCAACGTTTGGCTAAACAAAGGTCTTACGAAAAGCGTGCGCCCAAGCACAAGGTCAAGCTTGCCGACCTCACGATTTTTACCCAACAGCTCGGTTCAATGCTGGATGCTGGTTTGCCGCTTGTTTCCTGCTTGGATGCCCTTCAGGAACAAACAGACGACCAAACATTTATGGTTATCATTCGTGATGTTAAGAATGACATCGCTAGCGGAACCTCGTTTTCCGATTCTGTTAAGAAATTTCCACGCGCATTTAATAACCTCTTCACCTCAATGGTCGAAGCAGGTGAAGCGAGTGGACAGCTTTCAGAGATCCTTGCGAAGGTAGCTATTTATTTTGAAGACTCGGTGAAGTTAACCAAGAAGGTAAAGAGCGCATTGATGTATCCGATCGCCGTTATCCTACTTGCGGTCGGGTTGGTGAACGTTCTGTTGATATTTGTTATTCCGACATTTAAAGAAATGTTCACTGACATGGGCGCTAAGCTACCGATGCCAACTCAGATGCTAATCGATGTATCTGACTGGTTGAAGGGTAACATTCTTTTTGTTATAATCGGAGGTATTATATTTTGGAAGGTTTTGGCAAAATTCCTGGCAACACCCCGTGGTCGGGTTTTCAAAGACAAGGTGTTGTTCCGTTTGCCTATTGTAGGAGGACTAAGTCAAAAAATTGCTGTTTCGCGTTTTTGCCGAACCTTTGCGATTCTCCTCCGAAGTGGTGTTCCCATTCTAAAAGCTTTGGACATTGTTTCCCGCGCAAGTGGCAACACCTACATCGAGGTTGCCTGTAAAGAGGTAAGCCGTGTTATCAATCAAGGCGGCCAGGTTTCTGAGGTTCTCGCAGAAAAACCCTATTTTCCTCCGATGGTGAAACACATGGCGAAAGCGGGTGAACAAACCGGTAAAATGGACGACATGTTCGACAAGATTTCAGATTTTTATGATTCGGAAATTGAAACCACGGTCGCGGGTCTTACCTCCCTTATGGAACCGATTCTTATCTGCTTTCTTGGTATCGTCATTGGTGGAATTGTTATGGCTATGTTCTTGCCAATCTTCAATATGGCCAATGTTGTCGGTGGCTAA
- a CDS encoding metal-sensitive transcriptional regulator — MILPEYKNTALRRLKIIQGQVGGVSKLVDEERYCLDILTQIAAIQEALRGVSRQVVRNHLETCVTDSIKKGNGEEHYKELTDIMFKLSK, encoded by the coding sequence ATGATTCTTCCAGAATATAAAAACACGGCACTACGACGACTGAAGATTATTCAAGGGCAGGTAGGCGGTGTAAGCAAACTCGTTGATGAAGAGCGTTACTGTTTGGACATCCTTACCCAGATTGCGGCGATACAGGAAGCGCTAAGAGGTGTATCCAGGCAAGTTGTACGAAATCATCTTGAAACCTGTGTAACCGATTCTATTAAAAAAGGAAACGGAGAAGAGCACTACAAGGAACTGACAGATATCATGTTTAAACTTAGCAAGTGA
- a CDS encoding permease — translation MAENVLDRNLEHPFRNVSLPEDLGAAYLSNPWLTYVAVTMVAIPLYVCSTGSIPIAFAFMAAGVSPGAALVFLIAGPATNVATITTLVKILGRRTIAIYLTSIVLISWFSGFLLDAYGSSFVGNSIMLHTDHSNQSILHFLSGVGLIAMLGWTFLYPKIKKPARNSSLEGLRTSILRVEGMTCSHCASSVSQAVLSIQGVQSAEADHTQNLIWAHGYNYDLTAIGKAVVDAGFEYKGLA, via the coding sequence TTGGCTGAAAACGTTTTGGACCGAAACCTGGAGCATCCTTTTAGAAATGTCTCCCTACCTGAAGATCTGGGAGCAGCATACCTTAGCAATCCGTGGCTAACTTATGTGGCAGTTACCATGGTCGCAATTCCGCTCTATGTTTGCTCTACGGGTTCCATTCCAATCGCTTTTGCGTTTATGGCAGCCGGAGTAAGTCCGGGAGCAGCTCTCGTTTTTTTAATAGCCGGACCCGCTACAAATGTCGCTACGATCACAACGCTGGTAAAAATACTGGGGCGACGGACCATTGCGATTTACCTCACATCCATTGTGCTCATTTCATGGTTTAGTGGTTTCTTGTTGGACGCATACGGAAGTAGCTTCGTTGGAAATTCAATAATGCTCCACACAGATCACAGCAATCAATCCATCCTTCACTTCCTATCCGGCGTTGGATTAATTGCCATGCTGGGTTGGACATTCCTGTATCCAAAAATTAAAAAGCCTGCCCGAAATTCGTCGCTTGAGGGTTTAAGAACTTCAATTTTGAGAGTTGAAGGGATGACCTGTAGTCACTGCGCGAGTAGTGTCTCTCAAGCCGTATTAAGCATTCAAGGTGTTCAATCAGCTGAAGCAGACCACACACAGAACCTGATTTGGGCACACGGATACAACTACGATTTAACCGCCATTGGCAAAGCCGTCGTTGATGCCGGTTTTGAGTATAAAGGCCTGGCTTAA
- a CDS encoding response regulator: MSSVLIVDDQKELHDILRVVVQPLGCSAEFAFDGQEALDLFKNNSYDVVLSDISMEPMDGITLLNEIRDIDPNAIVILMTGYGSMETAVRALKSGAFDYIQKPLKIKEFVAALKKGLDAKSRGLVSRPISQSSQRTIPPFQASENCYALMGKDKRIVKAQKQVDRLVKVSTPVLIQGPAGTGKKMVALTIHHSSGFNEGELVGLDCSVADQDELKNQLLGQDGLGGPLLERATGGSLYLQSIQAMDLKVQNSFAKLLKAVGHEFRLICSTEVDLEDAMDDGKFSHDLFYRIALSIIHLPGIGERKNDMEDIVRSIMDNSSNFKFDSRKIELSEEAFDYLIEQKWSKNLDYLVQKVTNAVTNTEDRIITPEMLQN; encoded by the coding sequence ATGTCATCGGTCCTAATAGTTGATGACCAGAAGGAACTTCACGATATCCTGAGGGTTGTTGTCCAACCCTTAGGCTGCTCCGCAGAATTTGCTTTTGATGGCCAGGAAGCTTTGGATTTATTCAAAAACAATTCTTACGATGTAGTATTGTCCGATATATCCATGGAGCCCATGGACGGGATAACGCTTCTAAATGAGATTAGAGATATTGATCCCAATGCTATAGTTATTCTGATGACAGGTTATGGCAGCATGGAAACTGCTGTTCGCGCTTTAAAGAGTGGAGCATTTGATTATATCCAGAAACCTTTAAAGATTAAGGAGTTTGTCGCTGCCTTGAAAAAGGGACTGGACGCAAAATCCCGGGGATTGGTTTCCAGGCCCATTTCTCAATCTTCACAACGGACGATTCCACCTTTTCAAGCCTCGGAAAATTGTTATGCTCTTATGGGCAAGGACAAGCGGATCGTAAAGGCTCAGAAACAAGTAGATCGTTTAGTAAAAGTGAGCACGCCGGTTTTAATTCAAGGTCCTGCTGGCACGGGCAAGAAAATGGTAGCTCTTACAATTCACCACTCAAGTGGCTTCAACGAAGGCGAATTGGTTGGGCTGGATTGTTCAGTAGCTGATCAAGATGAATTGAAGAATCAATTGTTGGGTCAGGATGGATTGGGTGGTCCGTTGTTGGAACGGGCGACTGGGGGATCCCTTTACTTGCAGTCGATTCAAGCCATGGATTTGAAGGTTCAAAATTCCTTCGCCAAATTGTTGAAAGCAGTAGGACATGAATTTCGACTAATTTGCTCAACTGAAGTTGACCTTGAAGATGCCATGGATGACGGGAAGTTCTCCCACGATTTGTTTTACCGAATCGCTTTGTCCATCATCCACTTACCGGGAATTGGTGAACGCAAGAATGATATGGAAGACATTGTTCGCTCCATTATGGATAACTCTTCGAACTTTAAGTTTGATAGTCGAAAAATTGAATTATCGGAGGAAGCCTTTGATTACCTGATTGAGCAAAAGTGGAGCAAGAATTTGGACTATCTTGTTCAGAAGGTGACCAATGCCGTGACAAACACGGAAGATAGAATAATAACTCCAGAAATGCTTCAAAATTAG
- a CDS encoding RsmE family RNA methyltransferase, giving the protein MSDFRSYAKNLDSEENRIKLSPFESHHLVNTNRARKGDLVVVFNGMGIEWNCTLDEADKRCASLQKLTIKQYPHNLVCITLAIGIVKGKTFDIILRQATELGVTRIQPLLTERTIVNLKDVSSKCEKWQSHLIEGCKQSGNPWLPELATPVALKTFIAHHPLESAVVASLESTARPWSEINPLKSTTLFIGPEGDFSEDEYREFESRGVVPVSLGPHVLRSETAAVTAIAQLMAKF; this is encoded by the coding sequence ATGTCAGATTTTCGCAGCTATGCCAAAAACTTGGACTCTGAGGAGAACCGGATCAAGCTTTCGCCTTTTGAGTCACATCATCTGGTAAACACCAATCGGGCACGCAAAGGAGATTTAGTGGTAGTGTTTAACGGAATGGGAATTGAATGGAACTGTACTCTTGATGAAGCGGATAAGCGATGCGCAAGTCTTCAAAAATTAACCATTAAGCAATATCCCCACAACTTAGTTTGCATAACCCTGGCAATAGGAATCGTCAAAGGAAAGACCTTCGATATTATCTTAAGGCAGGCGACAGAACTCGGAGTCACCAGAATCCAGCCTCTACTTACTGAACGTACCATAGTTAACTTGAAAGATGTTTCTTCAAAGTGCGAAAAATGGCAGAGCCATCTCATTGAAGGTTGCAAACAGAGCGGCAATCCCTGGCTTCCTGAATTGGCAACCCCGGTTGCTTTAAAAACATTCATAGCCCATCATCCCTTAGAGTCGGCGGTTGTGGCCAGTTTGGAGAGTACTGCGAGGCCCTGGAGCGAAATTAATCCTTTGAAATCTACCACGCTATTTATCGGACCGGAAGGCGATTTTTCAGAGGACGAGTACCGCGAGTTTGAATCCAGAGGAGTTGTCCCGGTTTCATTGGGTCCCCATGTTTTGAGATCCGAAACGGCTGCCGTAACGGCGATTGCTCAATTGATGGCTAAATTTTAA
- a CDS encoding RsmD family RNA methyltransferase, protein MRITGGKARGIQLVSPTGQKTRPAADVLREALFSSLGNEVKGVRFADLFAGTGAYGLEAWSRGAAEGVFVESDRHCARCMTENIARVAKSAGVSPSSVSFIRSDVFKWSSFHPKSFDIVFADPPYRLYPNIIAELFRIGRDLLCPDGTLVIEKPASVTMASEGWMLIKQLGKARGDGPSLAIFKPDSQLHITSKD, encoded by the coding sequence ATGAGAATTACAGGAGGGAAAGCCCGAGGGATCCAACTGGTGTCACCTACCGGCCAAAAAACGAGACCGGCCGCAGATGTACTTCGAGAAGCCTTGTTTTCATCTCTCGGAAACGAAGTGAAGGGGGTACGCTTTGCTGATCTTTTTGCCGGAACAGGTGCTTATGGCTTGGAAGCCTGGAGTCGAGGAGCTGCAGAAGGAGTCTTTGTTGAATCCGACCGTCATTGTGCTCGATGTATGACCGAAAATATTGCGCGTGTTGCGAAAAGTGCGGGAGTTAGCCCATCATCTGTTTCGTTTATTCGATCCGATGTTTTTAAATGGAGTTCGTTTCATCCCAAGAGCTTTGACATCGTTTTTGCTGATCCGCCTTATCGGCTTTACCCAAATATTATCGCTGAACTGTTTCGGATCGGCAGAGACTTGCTTTGTCCCGATGGAACCCTAGTGATCGAGAAACCCGCTAGCGTTACTATGGCTTCGGAAGGTTGGATGTTAATCAAACAGCTTGGTAAGGCGCGGGGAGATGGACCGTCTTTGGCGATATTTAAACCTGATTCACAGCTTCATATTACTTCTAAGGATTGA
- a CDS encoding beta-ketoacyl-ACP synthase 3 — MKTFVAQIPIPSMGATVNELTVIDLEIEAGDLIEKGQKCAELESDKSAFDFEAPCTGTVKKVLVRAGDIVDANSPFLLIETDDVSLKHLEVNDAAADTIEEPAVKVSRATQAVKGSPVPIPKQVARASLHAVSDTGNLRWTPKAIRIAKEAGFDPATISEISSTGPGGRVSGDDIQAYIATQPESITSLETAPSASPARETVCVAGIGFAVPDKVRTNKELLEKFPGKTEEEIVKTTGISQRRVAEPDEDVTTYAAKASKRALAMAGVDVSEIDGIILATIIPDQPVPSAASALAKHLGIPHALAFDLNAACSGWLYALETGRAFIRSGTATKLLVVTAELLSRITNFEDYSTAFLFGDGAGAAVLTDATEGPQLHRLRLTGDANQYEAIQRAGGGAKIPIAQPGSDLSKFYLTMNGPAVFKYAVVAFSDIIEDSLHRENLTVDDVDWVVPHQANERILKAVSKRVGIPYDRFVVTIGKYANTSAASVSMALGWAAEEGIFESGDKIIFCSVGAGLTYAGGLLEW, encoded by the coding sequence AGGGCCAGAAGTGTGCTGAGTTGGAAAGTGATAAATCGGCATTCGACTTTGAAGCGCCCTGCACAGGTACTGTCAAAAAGGTATTAGTCAGAGCTGGAGACATTGTGGACGCGAATTCACCATTCCTCCTGATTGAGACGGACGATGTATCTTTAAAGCATCTTGAAGTGAACGATGCAGCAGCCGATACAATTGAAGAACCAGCCGTAAAAGTGAGTCGGGCAACGCAGGCAGTAAAAGGGTCACCGGTTCCAATACCAAAACAAGTTGCTAGAGCATCGCTTCATGCGGTGTCCGATACGGGGAATTTGAGGTGGACGCCCAAAGCAATTAGAATTGCCAAAGAGGCCGGATTTGACCCAGCCACTATTAGCGAAATTTCTTCAACTGGGCCGGGAGGCCGGGTATCTGGAGATGATATTCAAGCCTACATCGCAACGCAACCGGAGTCCATTACTTCTTTGGAAACCGCCCCATCAGCTTCCCCTGCGCGTGAAACGGTCTGTGTTGCCGGGATTGGGTTTGCTGTGCCAGATAAAGTGCGAACCAACAAAGAGCTGCTCGAAAAATTTCCAGGTAAAACAGAGGAAGAAATTGTTAAAACCACTGGCATTTCTCAACGGCGAGTTGCTGAGCCAGATGAAGATGTTACTACCTACGCCGCCAAGGCCAGCAAACGAGCGTTAGCCATGGCCGGGGTCGATGTATCCGAGATCGATGGGATCATTTTGGCGACCATCATACCGGACCAACCTGTTCCCAGTGCTGCCAGTGCTCTCGCGAAACATCTTGGAATTCCTCACGCGTTGGCCTTCGATTTGAACGCAGCTTGCTCTGGTTGGTTATATGCTCTTGAAACCGGCCGCGCGTTTATTAGATCCGGCACAGCCACAAAATTATTGGTCGTGACGGCGGAATTGTTGTCCCGGATTACAAACTTTGAAGATTACAGCACCGCATTTCTTTTTGGAGATGGTGCCGGAGCGGCCGTGTTAACGGATGCTACTGAGGGTCCTCAATTACATCGATTGCGCCTAACCGGTGATGCTAATCAATACGAGGCCATTCAGCGAGCGGGTGGGGGTGCCAAGATTCCAATCGCCCAACCCGGAAGTGATCTTTCCAAATTTTACCTAACCATGAATGGGCCCGCTGTGTTTAAATATGCAGTGGTGGCGTTCTCCGATATCATAGAGGATTCTCTCCATAGAGAAAACCTGACTGTGGATGATGTCGATTGGGTGGTTCCTCACCAGGCAAACGAACGTATTCTTAAGGCGGTTAGTAAACGGGTTGGAATTCCATACGATCGCTTTGTTGTGACGATTGGTAAATACGCGAATACCTCTGCCGCCTCGGTCTCAATGGCGCTTGGATGGGCCGCTGAAGAAGGCATTTTTGAATCAGGCGATAAGATTATTTTCTGCTCGGTGGGAGCTGGTCTCACTTATGCTGGTGGATTGCTTGAATGGTAA
- a CDS encoding RsmE family RNA methyltransferase, producing the protein MNLILFSPTELASPLLLTDPRAKHILNVLNTQQDESFDVGQINGPRGKARLIKIEKNSLLLSFQWEKDTPELYPIDLWVSYCRPQTCRKILQECTSLGVRSFTFFESEKSEPGYKMSRLWTSGESERLMLQGAGQAFCTRIPKLTLVSSLEDALPHASVEGSRLAMDNYESTKELTSMVKKTLPLTVALGGERGWSQSERNLLRANNFILTGMGTRVLRTETACIAAISILRSNMKL; encoded by the coding sequence TTGAACCTGATTCTTTTTAGTCCAACCGAGCTCGCGAGCCCTCTTTTATTAACCGATCCAAGGGCAAAACATATTCTCAATGTCCTCAACACGCAACAGGATGAATCCTTTGACGTTGGACAAATCAACGGCCCCCGAGGAAAAGCCAGGTTGATTAAGATAGAAAAGAATTCACTGCTACTGTCGTTCCAATGGGAAAAGGACACTCCGGAACTATACCCCATCGATCTTTGGGTGAGCTATTGTAGACCTCAAACTTGCAGAAAGATCCTTCAAGAATGTACTTCATTGGGTGTACGAAGTTTTACGTTTTTCGAAAGTGAAAAATCTGAACCGGGCTATAAAATGAGTCGCCTGTGGACTTCGGGAGAATCTGAGCGACTGATGCTCCAGGGAGCAGGACAAGCGTTTTGTACCAGGATTCCAAAGCTCACGCTTGTCTCTTCGTTGGAGGATGCGCTTCCCCACGCCTCAGTCGAGGGCAGCCGATTAGCAATGGACAACTATGAATCGACAAAAGAGTTGACCTCCATGGTTAAGAAAACCCTGCCTCTTACCGTGGCTCTGGGAGGGGAAAGAGGATGGAGTCAAAGTGAAAGAAACCTGCTTAGGGCCAATAACTTCATATTGACCGGTATGGGAACTCGAGTGTTGAGAACGGAAACAGCCTGTATCGCGGCAATTTCAATCCTTAGAAGTAATATGAAGCTGTGA
- the carB gene encoding carbamoyl-phosphate synthase large subunit, with amino-acid sequence MPKRTDLESILIIGSGPIIIGQACEFDYSGTQACKALREEGYRVILVNSNPATIMTDPEFADVTYIEPLTVEIVTKIIEKERPDALLPTLGGQTALNLALDLDAAGILKKFNVEMIGAKPDAIKKGEDRLLFKKAMIKIGLDVAKSRVVYSLEEARNAAEKIGPFPLIIRPGFTMGGAGGGIAYNKEEFDTIVANGLEISPVTEVLVEECLLGWKEYEMEVMRDYKDQCVIVCSIENFDPMGVHTGDSITIAPAMTLTDKEYQLMRDASFACIREIGVETGGSNIQFSVNPVDGRLVVIEMNPRVSRSSALASKATGFPIAKFAAKLAVGYSLDEIQNDITRETPASFEPSIDYVVTKIPRFTFEKFEGADTTLTSSMKSVGEAMAIGRTFKESFQKALRSLEVGSRGLGGGGKYGADPDCEDSVIRSRLSIPNAERIFYIRYALLNGMSEEEVFELTSIDPWFVNQIAGIVAIEKELAKQTLQSIDNELLREAKEAGFSDAQLSYLLDAPREAVKSKRESIGLKTIFRLVDTCAAEFEAFTPYYYSSYGDENEVVPSDKPKIMILGGGPNRIGQGIEFDYCCVHASYALQEAGFETVMVNSNPETVSTDYDTSDRLYFEPLTLEDVLAVYEQEKCQGAIVQFGGQTPLNLATELKANGVNIIGTSPENIDAAEDRKLFADILNRVGLRQPANRIAMNAAEAYLMAEEVGFPILLRPSFVLGGRGMFVVSSIKEMEKVVKETFEVVPDKPVLIDRFLEDAIEVDVDCISDGETILVGGILEHIEFAGVHSGDAGMVMPPHTLSEDMINQIKEATYSLAKELNVIGLMNVQFVIKDNELFIIEVNPRASRTVPFVSKAIGVQLAKLAARVMAGATLKELGFTEEVTPKHWCIKESVFPFKRFPGSKIALTPEMRSTGEVMGMDMDYGIAFAKTQMAVQPALPTSGNVFISVKDGDKNKVIDIASRLVKLGFKIYSTSGTARFLIENGVAVEKLFKIDEGRPHVVDMIKNGGIQLIVNTPSSGMIPRRDENIIRTEAIKMSVCITTTIMAAESSVLAIEALRTKPVEVKSLQEYYAERI; translated from the coding sequence ATGCCTAAACGTACCGACCTAGAATCAATCCTGATCATCGGATCCGGCCCTATTATTATCGGCCAAGCTTGTGAGTTCGATTACAGTGGGACTCAGGCTTGTAAAGCTCTTCGGGAAGAAGGCTACCGAGTGATCCTAGTTAACAGTAATCCAGCCACGATAATGACCGACCCCGAGTTTGCCGATGTAACTTACATCGAGCCACTGACCGTGGAGATTGTCACAAAGATCATTGAAAAGGAACGACCCGACGCTCTGCTTCCAACCTTGGGAGGTCAGACGGCCTTGAACTTAGCGCTCGATTTAGACGCCGCCGGGATATTGAAAAAATTCAATGTGGAAATGATTGGAGCAAAACCTGATGCCATCAAAAAAGGTGAAGACCGGCTCTTGTTCAAAAAGGCTATGATTAAAATCGGCCTTGATGTGGCCAAGTCCAGGGTTGTTTATTCTTTAGAAGAAGCGCGTAACGCCGCAGAAAAAATTGGACCTTTCCCATTAATAATTCGTCCAGGGTTCACCATGGGTGGAGCCGGTGGAGGAATTGCCTATAATAAGGAAGAATTTGATACTATCGTTGCCAATGGTCTCGAGATTTCACCTGTCACAGAAGTGTTGGTCGAGGAGTGCTTGTTAGGTTGGAAAGAGTACGAAATGGAGGTGATGCGCGATTATAAGGATCAATGTGTCATCGTTTGTTCTATCGAAAATTTTGACCCGATGGGAGTGCATACGGGGGATTCGATCACGATTGCTCCAGCAATGACTTTGACCGACAAAGAGTATCAGCTCATGCGTGATGCGTCCTTTGCCTGTATTCGTGAAATTGGGGTTGAGACAGGAGGAAGTAACATACAGTTCTCGGTTAATCCTGTAGATGGCCGTTTGGTGGTCATTGAAATGAATCCTCGGGTTTCCCGAAGCTCTGCCCTCGCTTCAAAAGCGACTGGGTTTCCTATCGCGAAGTTTGCTGCGAAACTGGCAGTCGGGTACAGCCTGGATGAAATCCAAAATGACATTACCCGCGAGACACCGGCAAGTTTCGAGCCTTCGATCGATTACGTCGTAACAAAAATTCCTCGCTTCACTTTTGAGAAATTTGAAGGCGCGGACACGACACTTACCTCATCCATGAAGAGTGTTGGTGAAGCAATGGCCATAGGCCGCACTTTTAAAGAGTCTTTTCAAAAAGCGCTACGTTCGCTCGAAGTTGGATCTCGTGGCTTGGGTGGAGGTGGAAAGTATGGGGCTGATCCGGATTGCGAGGACTCTGTGATTCGGAGTCGTCTTTCGATTCCAAACGCCGAGCGTATTTTCTATATTCGTTATGCGTTGCTAAACGGCATGTCTGAGGAAGAAGTGTTTGAGCTTACCTCCATTGATCCCTGGTTTGTTAATCAAATCGCCGGGATCGTAGCCATTGAGAAAGAACTTGCCAAACAGACCCTGCAGTCAATCGATAACGAATTACTCAGGGAGGCTAAAGAAGCCGGGTTTTCAGATGCTCAATTGAGCTACTTGCTCGATGCGCCAAGGGAGGCTGTAAAATCCAAGCGTGAATCTATCGGGTTAAAAACAATTTTTCGCCTTGTTGATACCTGTGCCGCCGAATTTGAAGCATTCACGCCGTATTACTACTCATCCTATGGAGATGAAAATGAGGTAGTACCGTCGGACAAACCCAAGATAATGATTCTCGGCGGTGGCCCCAATCGAATTGGGCAAGGCATCGAATTTGATTATTGTTGTGTGCATGCGTCCTATGCTCTCCAGGAAGCTGGTTTCGAAACAGTCATGGTTAATTCCAATCCGGAAACTGTTTCCACGGACTACGATACATCGGACCGGCTTTATTTTGAGCCACTTACTCTGGAAGATGTTCTCGCTGTTTATGAGCAGGAGAAATGCCAAGGAGCCATTGTTCAATTTGGTGGGCAAACACCCCTTAATCTTGCCACGGAGTTAAAGGCCAATGGTGTAAATATTATTGGAACGAGTCCTGAGAACATTGATGCAGCAGAAGACAGGAAGTTGTTCGCCGATATTCTGAATCGAGTCGGACTCAGGCAACCCGCCAACCGAATTGCCATGAATGCAGCAGAGGCTTACCTCATGGCTGAGGAGGTTGGGTTTCCCATATTGCTTCGACCCTCATTTGTCCTCGGCGGTCGTGGAATGTTCGTTGTTTCTTCTATTAAAGAAATGGAGAAGGTCGTCAAAGAGACTTTTGAAGTGGTTCCCGACAAACCAGTACTCATCGACCGATTCCTGGAAGATGCCATTGAGGTGGATGTCGATTGTATATCTGACGGCGAAACTATTCTTGTGGGCGGTATTTTGGAACATATTGAATTCGCCGGCGTACATAGTGGTGATGCTGGCATGGTTATGCCGCCACACACCTTGTCTGAGGATATGATCAACCAGATCAAGGAAGCCACCTATAGCTTAGCCAAGGAGCTCAATGTGATTGGATTGATGAACGTGCAGTTTGTTATTAAAGACAATGAGCTATTCATTATTGAAGTAAATCCACGCGCATCCAGGACTGTTCCTTTTGTTTCCAAGGCGATTGGAGTTCAATTAGCAAAGCTTGCCGCTCGAGTCATGGCGGGTGCGACTCTTAAAGAATTAGGATTTACCGAAGAAGTAACTCCAAAGCATTGGTGTATCAAAGAATCAGTGTTTCCATTCAAACGCTTCCCTGGATCGAAGATAGCGTTAACTCCGGAAATGCGGAGTACCGGCGAGGTCATGGGTATGGATATGGATTACGGGATTGCCTTTGCTAAAACGCAAATGGCTGTTCAACCGGCTCTTCCGACTTCCGGGAATGTATTCATCAGCGTAAAGGATGGCGACAAAAACAAGGTGATCGACATCGCAAGTCGCCTGGTAAAACTAGGCTTCAAAATCTACTCAACGTCAGGCACCGCCCGGTTTTTAATAGAAAATGGTGTGGCTGTTGAAAAACTTTTCAAGATCGACGAAGGACGTCCGCATGTGGTCGATATGATTAAGAATGGCGGAATTCAGCTTATTGTTAATACGCCTTCTTCGGGGATGATTCCTCGTCGCGACGAAAATATTATTCGGACTGAAGCAATCAAAATGAGTGTGTGCATTACCACCACGATTATGGCTGCTGAGTCTTCGGTTCTGGCAATCGAAGCACTTAGGACGAAGCCTGTCGAAGTAAAGTCTCTGCAGGAGTATTACGCAGAAAGAATATAA